The following are encoded together in the Vigna angularis cultivar LongXiaoDou No.4 chromosome 9, ASM1680809v1, whole genome shotgun sequence genome:
- the LOC108320683 gene encoding uncharacterized protein LOC108320683, translating into MLSPSLCTADFNLFPPPPYSVVFHRTALPPPVLRSHLPITIQATLKEQMLVHLYPKFKIGYRYSLLFFSGCLYSFGLLPGMGGIDQTRDQDLDDKIKMLLRSSSAPILTSLVLYSRDSSTEPENIFRLPKTTSALSLNQIPVEIDLKNSSPKRKNRVQLSNSVPKNQQSIKIKERDEVKSPQQKTYYMKSQPSIQELFSSLDLDKGVMDHEEECCGGKKDGTLQTSVMGGGMGSDGGCNGSGKGSNGGHGRGKNFHEGNDRGRDRTDAYYQNMIEANPGDALLLGNYAKFLKEVCEDYPKAKEYLERAILANPDDGLVLSLYADLIWQTEKDADRAEGYFDQAIRSAPNDCHVVASYANFLWDAEEEEDKDCQSKSDENQSYPTALFLGSNHHLRITEASKALPLFLK; encoded by the exons ATGCTTTCTCCTTCCCTCTGCACCGCCGATTTCAACCTCTTTCCTCCTCCGCCGTACTCCGTCGTCTTCCACCGTACCGCGCTACCTCCCCCGGTTCTCCGCTCCCACCTTCCGATAACAATTCAAGCAACCTTAAAG gagCAGATGTTGGTGCATCTTTATCCAAAATTCAAGATAGGATACAGATATTCTTTGCTGTTCTTTTCTGGTTGTCTCTATTCTTTTGGGCTTCTGCCTGGGATGGGAGGAATAGACCAAACAAGGGATCAAGATTTAGATGATAAAATA AAGATGTTACTTAGAAGTTCCTCCGCACCAATTCTAACTTCATTGGTACTCTATTCCAGAGACTCCTCCACTGAACCAGAAAACATTTTTCGGCTACCTAAAACAACATCAGCTTTAAGTCTAAACCAAATACCTGTAGAGATAGACCTTAAAAACTCAAGTCCTAAGAGAAAAAACCGTGTGCAACTTAGTAATAGTGTTCCCAAAAATCAACAGAgtataaaaatcaaagaaagagATGAAGTGAAAAGTCCTCAACAAAAGACTTATTACATGAAATCACAACCTTCCATTCAAGAACTCTTTTCGAGTTTGGATTTAGATAAGGGAGTAATGGATCATGAAGAAGAGTGTTGTGGGGGGAAGAAAGATGGTACCTTGCAGACTTCTGTGATGGGTGGTGGAATGGGGAGTGATGGTGGTTGTAATGGTAGTGGAAAAGGCTCAAATGGTGGACATGGAAGAGGGAAGAATTTCCATGAAGGAAATGATCGTGGTAGAGATAGGACAGATGCTTATTACCAGAACATGATTGAAGCAAACCCCGGTGATGCTCTTTTGCTGGGAAattatgcaaagtttttgaaagag GTTTGTGAAGACTATCCTAAAGCAAAAGAGTATCTCGAAAGGGCTATTTTGGCTAATCCTGATGATGGTCTTGTTCTCTCCCTCTATGCGGACTTAATATGGCAAACAGAGAAAGATGCTGATCGAGCTGAAGGATATTTTGATCAAGCCATTAGAAGTGCCCCAAATGATTG CCATGTCGTAGCTTCATATGCTAACTTCCTTTGGGATgctgaagaagaggaagataaaGACTGCCAAAGTAAATCAGATGAAAATCAATCATATCCAACTGCTCTCTTTCTTGGAAGTAACCATCACCTTCGTATAACCGAAGCCTCAAAAGCTTTACCACTGTTTCTTAAATGA
- the LOC108320580 gene encoding EPIDERMAL PATTERNING FACTOR-like protein 8 has protein sequence MAPPARSYPLHGLKLSITVLFIFFVSLLPSKSGGSLTLDTRKGLEQSKMVIGSKPPACVNKCKSCRPCMATLVAPNHQKRKKGFRVFSRGDDDDTYYLLSWKCKCGDKLFQP, from the exons ATGGCTCCACCTGCTAGATCCTATCCTCTACATGGACTCAAACTTTCAATCACTGTGCTTTTCATCTTTTTCGTCTCCCTTCTACCTTCCAAATCTG GTGGATCGCTGACGTTGGACACAAGAAAGGGTTTGGAGCAAAGTAAAATGGTAATAGGGTCAAAGCCTCCTGCTTGTGTGAACAAGTGCAAGAGTTGCAGGCCTTGCATGGCTACTCTGGTAGCTCCAAACCAccagaagaggaagaagggttTCAGAGTTTTTTCTCGTGGGGATGATGATGATACTTATTATCTTCTTTCATGGAAATGCAAATGTGGTGATAAATTGTTTCAACCATAG
- the LOC108320560 gene encoding 26.5 kDa heat shock protein, mitochondrial, producing MALARLALKDLRGRLFASSSFTIHGSGGLHKQRWNNELLKRFATASGDKGKSETTEVAVTEGKKSNRLFPRRRNRRWIWRNHDRDFPPALYEFFPSGLGNALMQASENINRVFENMNLTPWSLSGRVKERDDHYKVKYEMPGMAKEEVKITIDDGVLTIKGEHKEEKEEGEDDEYWSSSSYGYYNTSLVLPDDAKADDIKAELKDGVLIVTIPRTEKPKKDVKQVTVE from the exons ATGGCTTTGGCACGTTTGGCTTTGAAAGATTTGCGAGGAAGGTTGTTTGCTTCATCTTCCTTCACCATCCATGGTTCTGGTGGCTTGCACAAGCAGAGATGGAACAATGAATTGCTCAAAAGGTTTGCCACTGCATCAGGTGATAAAGGAAAATCTGAAACCACTGAAGTTGCTGTCACTGAAGGGAAAAAGTCTAACAGGTTGTTCCCCAGAAGGAGGAACAGAAGATGGATTTGGAGAAACCATGATCGTGATTTCCCTCCAGCTCTCTATG AGTTCTTTCCTTCAGGGCTTGGGAATGCACTGATGCAGGCAAGTGAGAACATCAACAGGGTGTTTGAGAACATGAATCTGACACCTTGGTCTCTGAGTGGTCGTGTGAAAGAGAGAGATGATCATTACAAAGTGAAATATGAGATGCCAGGAATGGCAAAAGAGGAGGTGAAGATCACCATTGATGATGGGGTGTTGACAATAAAGGGAGAGCacaaggaagagaaagaagaaggagaagatgatgaGTATTGGTCATCAAGTAGCTATGGATACTATAACACAAGCCTGGTTTTGCCTGATGATGCTAAGGCTGATGACATTAAAGCAGAGTTGAAGGATGGTGTCTTAATTGTCACCATTCCTAGGACTGAGAAACCCAAAAAGGATGTGAAACAAGTCACAGTAGAATGA
- the LOC108320428 gene encoding uncharacterized protein LOC108320428 isoform X2, whose product MHMGGCVGCYKRPTLSATVDVPSKGVATKGNSVRKPSSSEDFWTTSTHDMDNSAVQSQGSISSASLTNQAVVPHASSSKNSSNPTEFVNHGLILWNQTRQRWVGNKKSENRTQQLREPKLSWNATYESLLGSNKPFRQPIPLAEMVDFLVDIWEQDGLYD is encoded by the exons ATGCATATGGG TGGTTGTGTTGGATGCTATAAAAGGCCTACACTGAGCGCCACAGTGGATGTGCCATCAAAAGGAGTAGCAACAAAAGGTAACTCAGTAAGGAAACCTAGTTCATCAGAGGATTTCTGGACCACCAGCACGCATGATATGGACAACAGTGCCGTCCAGTCACAGGGGAGCATCTCTTCAGCCAGTCTTACAAACCAAGCTGTGGTTCCTCATGCTAGTTCTTCCAAAAACAGCAGCAACCCCACTGAATTTGTAAATCATG GTCTAATTCTTTGGAATCAGACTCGGCAACGCTGGGTTGGAAATAAAAAATCTGAAAACCGAACACAACAATTACGAGAACCTAAATTGAG TTGGAATGCAACATATGAAAGTTTACTTGGGAGCAACAAGCCTTTCCGTCAGCCTATCCCTCTTGCA GAAATGGTAGATTTTCTTGTGGACATCTGGGAGCAGGATGGCCTATACGACTGA
- the LOC108320428 gene encoding uncharacterized protein LOC108320428 isoform X1, translating to MHMGGCVGCYKRPTLSATVDVPSKGVATKGNSVRKPSSSEDFWTTSTHDMDNSAVQSQGSISSASLTNQAVVPHASSSKNSSNPTEFVNHGLILWNQTRQRWVGNKKSENRTQQLREPKLRTYCLCLAKISWLCSWNATYESLLGSNKPFRQPIPLAEMVDFLVDIWEQDGLYD from the exons ATGCATATGGG TGGTTGTGTTGGATGCTATAAAAGGCCTACACTGAGCGCCACAGTGGATGTGCCATCAAAAGGAGTAGCAACAAAAGGTAACTCAGTAAGGAAACCTAGTTCATCAGAGGATTTCTGGACCACCAGCACGCATGATATGGACAACAGTGCCGTCCAGTCACAGGGGAGCATCTCTTCAGCCAGTCTTACAAACCAAGCTGTGGTTCCTCATGCTAGTTCTTCCAAAAACAGCAGCAACCCCACTGAATTTGTAAATCATG GTCTAATTCTTTGGAATCAGACTCGGCAACGCTGGGTTGGAAATAAAAAATCTGAAAACCGAACACAACAATTACGAGAACCTAAATTGAG AACTTATTGTCTGTGCCTTGCCAAAATTTCTTGGCTTTGCAGTTGGAATGCAACATATGAAAGTTTACTTGGGAGCAACAAGCCTTTCCGTCAGCCTATCCCTCTTGCA GAAATGGTAGATTTTCTTGTGGACATCTGGGAGCAGGATGGCCTATACGACTGA
- the LOC108320428 gene encoding uncharacterized protein LOC108320428 isoform X3 yields MDNSAVQSQGSISSASLTNQAVVPHASSSKNSSNPTEFVNHGLILWNQTRQRWVGNKKSENRTQQLREPKLSWNATYESLLGSNKPFRQPIPLAEMVDFLVDIWEQDGLYD; encoded by the exons ATGGACAACAGTGCCGTCCAGTCACAGGGGAGCATCTCTTCAGCCAGTCTTACAAACCAAGCTGTGGTTCCTCATGCTAGTTCTTCCAAAAACAGCAGCAACCCCACTGAATTTGTAAATCATG GTCTAATTCTTTGGAATCAGACTCGGCAACGCTGGGTTGGAAATAAAAAATCTGAAAACCGAACACAACAATTACGAGAACCTAAATTGAG TTGGAATGCAACATATGAAAGTTTACTTGGGAGCAACAAGCCTTTCCGTCAGCCTATCCCTCTTGCA GAAATGGTAGATTTTCTTGTGGACATCTGGGAGCAGGATGGCCTATACGACTGA
- the LOC108320557 gene encoding uncharacterized protein LOC108320557, whose product MASISQGLVFTSAMLFSTTLLYLAFSKHKTSPDFQIPSDSNKQILRSCMYSEEKKRERKKNKKKVKFAKNVMVKEVERDGEEENREEQGMQNRVSRSEFKRENLENPEIPANRVALYNGILRDRVQRMACCH is encoded by the exons ATGGCTTCCATTTCTCAAGGTCTCGTCTTCACCTCCGCCATGCTCTTCTCCACCACTCTCCTCTATCTTGCATTTTCCAAGCACAAAACTTCTCCCGATTTTCAAATTCCCTCAGATTCCAACAAACAGATTCTTCGCTCTTGCATGTACTCAG AGGAGAAGAaaagggagaggaagaagaacaagaagaaggtGAAATTTGCTAAGAATGTGATGGTGAAGGAAGTGGAAAGAGATGGTGAGGAAGAAAACAGAGAAGAGCAGGGGATGCAAAACAGAGTATCGAGAAGCGAGTTCAAAAGAGAAAATCTGGAAAACCCTGAAATTCCAGCGAACCGAGTTGCTCTGTATAACGGGATTTTGAGGGACAGAGTGCAGAGAATGGCGTGCTGTCACTGA
- the LOC108320624 gene encoding phospholipase D alpha 1: MAQILLHGTLHATIYEVDKLNAGGGGNFFSKLKQNIEETVGIGKGVTKLYATIDLEKARVGRTRILENEHTNPKWDESFHIYCAHVASDIIFTVKDDNPIGATLIGRAYVPVSEVLDGDEIDKWVEILDTEKNPIEGGSKIHVRLQYFDVAKDRNWARGIRSPKYPGVPYTFFSQRQGCKVFLYQDAHVPDNFVPKIPLAGGKNYEAHRCWEDIFDAITNAKHFIYITGWSVYTEISLVRDSRRPKPGGDQTIGELLKQKASEGVRVLMLVWDDRTSVGLLKKDGLMATHDEETEQFFRDTDVHCVLCPRNPDDGGSIVQDLQISTMFTHHQKIVVVDSALPGGGGSEKRRIVSFVGGLDLCDGRYDTAFHSLFRTLDTAHHDDFHQPNFPGAAITKGGPREPWHDIHSRLEGPIAWDVLFNFEQRWKKQGGKDILAPLRELEDVIIPPSPVTFPEDHETWNVQLFRSIDGGAAFGFPDTPEDAAKAGLVSGKDNIIDRSIQDAYIHAIRRAKNFIYIENQYFLGSSFSWSSDDIKREEIGALHLIPKELSLKIVSKIEAGERFAVYVVVPMWPEGIPESASVQAILDWQRRTMEMMYKDVVQALRAKGSDEDPRNYLTFFCLGNREVKKSGEYEPAEQPDPDSDYQRAQEARRFMIYVHTKMMIVDDEYIIIGSANINQRSMDGARDSEIAMGGYQPYHLATTQPARGQVHGFRLSLWYEHLGMLHDSFQKPESEECINKVNQIADKYWDLYSSESLERDLPGHLLRYPIGVASEGDVTELPGFEFFPDTKARILGAKADYLPPILTT, translated from the exons ATGGCGCAAATTCTGCTTCATGGGACTCTCCATGCTACCATCTATGAGGTTGATAAGCTCAATGCTGGTGGTGGCGGCAATTTTTTCAGCAAG CTCAAGCAAAACATTGAGGAGACTGTAGGTATTGGAAAGGGAGTTACTAAGCTCTATGCAACCATTGATTTGGAGAAGGCAAGAGTAGGAAGGACTAGAATTTTAGAAAATGAACATACTAATCCCAAATGGGATGAGTCTTTTCACATTTATTGTGCCCATGTGGCTTCAGATATTATATTCACTGTGAAAGATGATAATCCTATTGGGGCAACATTAATTGGAAGAGCATATGTGCCAGTTTCTGAGGTCTTGGATGGTGATGAAATAGATAAGTGGGTTGAAATCTTGGACACAGAGAAAAACCCAATAGAAGGGGGTTCAAAGATCCATGTGAGGCTGCAATATTTTGATGTAGCAAAAGACCGCAACTGGGCTCGAGGAATTAGAAGTCCAAAATACCCTGGAGTTCCCTATACTTTCTTCTCACAGAGGCAAGGATGTAAGGTATTTCTGTACCAAGATGCTCATGTACCTGATAACTTTGTACCTAAAATACCTCTTGCTGGAGGCAAGAATTATGAGGCTCATAGGTGTTGGGAGGATATATTTGATGCGATCACTAATGCAAAACACTTTATATACATTACTGGTTGGTCTGTTTATACTGAAATTTCCTTGGTAAGGGATTCTAGGCGGCCAAAGCCTGGGGGAGACCAAACAATTGGTGAGCTTCTCAAGCAAAAGGCAAGTGAAGGTGTTAGGGTATTGATGCTTGTTTGGGATGATAGAACATCAGTTGGTTTGTTGAAAAAAGATGGATTGATGGCTACTCATGATGAAGAAACCGAGCAGTTTTTCAGGGACACTGATGTGCACTGTGTTTTATGCCCCCGCAATCCTGACGATGGCGGGAGCATTGTTCAAGATTTACAAATTTCTACCATGTTTACTCATCACCAGAAGATTGTGGTGGTTGACAGTGCTTTGCCTGGTGGAGGAGGGTCAGAGAAGCGAAGAATTGTGAGTTTCGTTGGGGGTCTTGACCTCTGTGATGGAAGATATGACACtgccttccactcacttttcaGAACCCTGGACACAGCACACCATGATGATTTTCATCAGCCTAACTTTCCTGGTGCTGCAATCACAAAAGGTGGTCCCAGGGAACCATGGCATGACATTCACTCCCGGCTTGAAGGACCCATAGCTTGGGATGTTTTGTTCAACTTTGAGCAGAGATGGAAAAAGCAAGGTGGGAAGGATATACTTGCTCCACTGAGAGAGCTAGAAGATGTCATTATTCCCCCATCCCCAGTAACGTTTCCTGAAGATCATGAGACCTGGAATGTTCAGTTGTTTAGATCTATTGATGGTGGGGCTGCTTTTGGGTTCCCAGATACTCCTGAAGATGCTGCCAAAGCCGGGCTTGTTAGTGGGAAGGACAACATCATTGATCGTAGCATTCAAGATGCTTATATTCACGCGATTCGACGTGCTAAGAATTTCATCTATATTGAAAATCAATATTTCCTTGGAAGCTCTTTTTCCTGGAGCTCTGATGATATTAAGCGTGAAGAGATTGGTGCATTGCATCTAATCCCAAAGGAACTTTCCCTTAAGATTGTTAGTAAGATTGAAGCTGGGGAAAGGTTTGCCGTGTATGTTGTAGTCCCTATGTGGCCAGAGGGTATCCCAGAAAGTGCATCAGTTCAGGCAATATTGGACTGGCAAAGGAGAACAATGGAGATGATGTACAAGGACGTTGTTCAGGCACTCAGAGCTAAAGGAAGTGATGAAGATCCCCGAAACTATTTGACATTCTTCTGCCTTGGAAACCGGGAGGTGAAAAAATCTGGAGAATATGAGCCTGCTGAACAACCAGATCCTGATTCAGATTATCAGAGAGCTCAAGAAGCCCGGCGTTTCATGATTTATGTTCATACCAAGATGATGATTG TTGACGATGAATACATAATCATTGGATCTGCCAACATCAACCAGAGGTCAATGGATGGGGCTAGGGACTCTGAGATTGCCATGGGTGGTTATCAGCCATATCATTTGGCTACGACACAGCCGGCACGTGGCCAAGTCCATGGTTTCCGCCTGTCATTGTGGTATGAGCACCTTGGCATGCTTCATGACTCCTTCCAGAAGCCAGAAAGTGAAGAATGCATCAATAAGGTGAACCAGATTGCAGACAAATATTGGGATCTGTATTCTAGTGAGTCACTTGAGCGTGACCTTCCCGGTCACCTTCTACGCTACCCTATTGGTGTTGCCAGTGAAGGAGACGTCACTGAGCTGCCAGGATTTGAATTCTTCCCAGACACCAAGGCTCGCATTCTTGGTGCCAAAGCTGACTACCTCCCCCCTATCCTCACTACCTAG